One Oncorhynchus clarkii lewisi isolate Uvic-CL-2024 chromosome 31, UVic_Ocla_1.0, whole genome shotgun sequence DNA segment encodes these proteins:
- the LOC139390574 gene encoding selenoprotein T2: MAEYSQTGILTALLLFTVVTVKDIYVGRSMMTQHPAQASDSLNMGADSLRDADPQRLSKQALYTGPVLKFQFCISUGYSKVFQEYSRSISQLYPDIRIEGENYPPTTINKYLGNLFSYFKLLAIALVVSGQNPFAMLGLETPRAWTWTQENKIFSCLMTFFLSNMLETHFLSTGAFEITLNDVPIWSKLQSGYVPNIQEIFQILDNHIKMNQVDKISFPSL; encoded by the exons ATGGCAGAATATAGCCAAACGGGTATCTTGACGGCGCTTCTGCTGTTCACAGTTGTCACTGTAAAAGACATTTACGTCGGGAGGTCCATGATGACTCAACACCCAGCGCAGGCCTCTGACAGCCTGAATATGGGGGCTGATAGTTTGCGGGATGCCGACCCACAGAGGCTCAGCAAGCAGGCCCTCTACACTGGGCCAGTGCTGAAATTCCAGTTTTG CATCTCCTGAGGGTATAGCAAGGTGTTCCAGGAGTACTCCCGGTCTATCAGCCAGTTGTACCCGGACATCCGCATAGAAGGGGAAAATTACCCTCCCACAACCATCAACAA ATATCTCGGAAATTTATTTTCCTACTTCAAACTTCTTGCCATTGCCCTGGTTGTCAGTGGACAAAATCCCTTCGCTATGCTTGGACTGGAGACTCCCAGAGCATGGACGTGGACTCAAGAAAATAAG ATATTCTCGTGCCTGATGACATTCTTCCTCAGTAACATGTTGGAGACCCACTTCTTGTCCACCGGTGCATTTGAAATCACACTAAATG ATGTACCAATCTGGTCCAAGCTGCAGTCAGGATACGTACCCAACATTCAGGAGATCTTCCAAATCCTTGATAATCACATTAagatgaatcaagttgacaagaTCTCCTTTCCATCTCTGTAG